Proteins encoded in a region of the Mucilaginibacter sabulilitoris genome:
- a CDS encoding IS1182 family transposase, which translates to MLVQQQKIHFSAFSGLYDLIVPKDNLLRKINDLVDFTFIYDELISKYSITNGRAAESPVRMFKYLLLKTVYTVSDVDVVERSQYDMSFKYFLDMSPEEEVIDPSSLTKFRKLRLKDNDLLNLLIGKTVAIAIEKGVIRSRSIIVDATHSLSRSNPYSALEVLRERSKLLRKAVYAIDEDMKAGMPEKNTTDELEKELAYCSALEKHIEADQTLSQIPAVKEKLNLLKETVADTQDHYTLSKDRDAKTGHKSADNSFFGYKTHLAMTEERIITAAVVTSGEKGDGPELPKLLEISQNNGIEVERIIGDSAYSGKENLALMNGQDIKVVAKLNPTITQGFRKEEDKFNYNKDADMFVCPAGHLSIRKSRQGKKNVGTNQTDTYYFDVEKCKICPFREGCYKPGAKTKTYSVSIKSDLHQQQMAFQETTQYKESIKHRYKIEAKNSELKNVHGYDRAIAYGIENMQMQGALAIFTVNLKRIIKLIA; encoded by the coding sequence ATGCTCGTTCAACAACAAAAGATCCATTTTAGCGCGTTTTCGGGCTTATATGACCTGATCGTTCCTAAAGACAATCTTCTGCGGAAGATCAATGACCTGGTAGATTTTACCTTTATCTATGATGAACTGATCAGCAAATACAGCATTACTAACGGCCGGGCAGCAGAAAGCCCTGTACGGATGTTCAAGTATCTGTTGTTGAAAACGGTTTATACGGTTTCAGACGTTGATGTGGTTGAGCGTTCGCAGTATGATATGTCTTTCAAATATTTCCTTGATATGTCGCCTGAAGAAGAAGTTATTGATCCCAGTTCATTAACAAAGTTCAGAAAGCTGCGGCTAAAGGATAATGATCTGTTAAACCTGCTCATTGGTAAAACGGTCGCTATCGCTATTGAAAAAGGGGTCATCCGGTCCAGATCCATCATTGTTGATGCTACGCATTCCCTGTCACGGTCAAACCCATATTCAGCATTGGAAGTATTGCGGGAACGCTCGAAACTGCTCCGCAAAGCGGTATATGCTATCGATGAAGACATGAAGGCCGGTATGCCTGAAAAGAACACAACTGACGAACTGGAAAAGGAACTGGCTTATTGCAGCGCGCTGGAAAAGCACATCGAAGCTGATCAAACGTTAAGCCAGATACCTGCGGTGAAGGAAAAGCTGAACCTGCTGAAGGAAACGGTAGCGGATACGCAGGATCATTATACATTATCTAAAGACAGGGATGCCAAAACAGGGCATAAATCAGCTGACAACTCATTCTTTGGTTACAAGACCCATCTGGCGATGACCGAAGAACGCATCATTACCGCTGCGGTAGTAACATCAGGTGAAAAAGGTGATGGGCCGGAACTTCCCAAGCTTCTGGAGATCAGTCAGAACAACGGCATTGAAGTAGAAAGGATCATCGGCGATTCGGCTTATTCAGGAAAAGAGAACCTTGCGTTAATGAACGGACAGGATATTAAGGTGGTAGCCAAACTAAACCCAACCATTACCCAGGGGTTTAGAAAAGAAGAAGATAAGTTCAATTATAACAAAGACGCTGATATGTTCGTTTGCCCTGCAGGGCATTTGTCCATACGAAAATCAAGACAGGGAAAAAAGAACGTTGGAACAAATCAGACAGACACGTATTACTTTGATGTTGAAAAATGCAAAATCTGCCCATTTAGGGAGGGTTGCTACAAACCTGGGGCAAAAACCAAGACCTATTCTGTAAGCATAAAGTCAGACCTGCACCAACAACAGATGGCTTTTCAGGAAACGACACAATATAAGGAAAGCATCAAACACAGGTATAAGATCGAAGCCAAAAACAGTGAACTAAAAAACGTTCATGGTTATGACCGGGCGATAGCTTATGGTATCGAAAACATGCAGATGCAGGGCGCATTGGCCATCTTTACTGTCAATCTGAAAAGGATCATCAAACTGATCGCCTAA
- a CDS encoding HNH endonuclease, producing the protein MSANVDGLPNTIIVTAKTSLIDRLKAKLCEYCGATNDLEMHHVRKLKDLKGRQPWEKLMIARRRKTLAVCHSCHQKIHHGKMD; encoded by the coding sequence ATGTCTGCAAACGTCGACGGCTTGCCAAATACCATCATTGTTACTGCCAAAACCAGTCTGATAGACCGGCTAAAGGCAAAACTATGTGAATATTGCGGCGCAACGAATGATCTGGAAATGCATCATGTCAGGAAACTTAAGGACCTGAAAGGACGACAACCATGGGAAAAACTGATGATCGCACGAAGAAGAAAGACCCTTGCGGTCTGCCATTCCTGTCATCAAAAGATACACCACGGAAAAATGGACTGA
- a CDS encoding transcriptional regulator, which translates to MKQEALAIALGEEWSQKKVSLLEQKEVIEENLLNQVAEILKVPVEAIKNFSEDSVLNIISNTFTSTDTSTLNAINYQPTFHPLDKVIELFEENKRLYEQLLASEREKVEILKSKG; encoded by the coding sequence TTGAAACAAGAGGCATTGGCTATCGCGCTTGGTGAGGAATGGAGTCAGAAAAAAGTATCGTTGCTTGAACAAAAAGAAGTCATTGAGGAAAATCTCTTAAATCAGGTTGCTGAAATACTAAAGGTACCAGTAGAAGCAATTAAGAACTTCAGTGAGGATAGTGTCCTCAATATCATATCGAATACTTTTACAAGTACAGACACTTCGACTTTAAACGCCATAAATTATCAACCGACCTTTCATCCATTAGATAAAGTAATAGAGTTGTTTGAGGAAAATAAAAGGCTTTACGAACAACTTTTAGCGAGCGAACGAGAAAAGGTAGAAATACTGAAAAGTAAAGGTTAA